The following are from one region of the Aspergillus luchuensis IFO 4308 DNA, chromosome 4, nearly complete sequence genome:
- a CDS encoding BRCT domain protein (COG:L;~EggNog:ENOG410Q4IT;~InterPro:IPR001357,IPR036420;~PFAM:PF00533,PF12738), whose protein sequence is MAEKATSNKEHPLAGVVLCFTSILPEQRSELAIVASQMGATHKFDLTSDVTHLLIGEVNTPKYKFVARERTDITVLKPEWVEAVRQSWMQGGDTDIRALEEKYRFPTFAGLSICITGFEDMSLRNRIQDTVTAHGAEFRKDLTKNVTHLIARNTEGEKYKFATQWGIKIVTVKWFEDSLERGMVLEETLYHPLLPDEQQGAGAWNRSLPTPKPKVTNNENPSNPRPRKLRRIASAKLGDQNEGIWGDIVGTGFDSSDPRPSRESLQRTQSLTKRPSILQESRSFASETTFAELQEPLQPPPPPPPAAERREGFLGDCFFFIHGFSSKQTNVLRDHLSFNGAELVSSLSEFSRPDIPKRGHGLYTIVPYKMPRAQVPSTDDLAFECEVVTDMWLERCLDAKTLVPPESHTANTPIPSFPLKGFAGMKVCSTGFSRIDLLHLSKLVHLVGATYHEYLTPSASILICNDAGPVNPEKLRHTQEWGVPAVSADWLWSSIRNERKQPVDQYLIQKQSTQSRKSLEPRAGSRPEQKQPPNSNEPPRPRHEHEHEKQKSSNTQPPDTSSSDPKPTTQPPPAPTSTTTTSPLKRKPTDQHPSTTTTTTQSALNQAVTSLLKNARPAQPSEPSTGSDDRQRPQRGRRPLLGRAPSSLDHPKHFSFSRASSIDTLNEDGCGSAVESTTTTATISRIPSLSHTHSNQYEYQYPERNGSLGEEDENEAPPMTQLDYEDPDAVAMREKFLQKAGKVVEKKKSNDVIAEGRLVPGLENGAWGTARRTRHTNRALDNL, encoded by the exons AACCCACAAATTCGACCTTACCTCCGACGTCACGCATCTGCTTATCGGCGAAGTCAATACTCCGAAATACAAGTTCGTCGCGCGCGAGCGTACCGACATAACAGTCCTGAAGCCGGAATGGGTTGAAGCTGTTCGCCAGTCATGGATGCAGGGAGGCGATACAGACATTCGGGCTCTGGAAGAAAAGTACAGATTCCCGACGTTTGCTGGGCTATCTATCTGCATAACGGGCTTTGAGGACA TGTCGCTGCGAAATCGTATCCAGGATACCGTCACTGCGCACGGGGCCGAGTTCCGAAAAGACCTCACCAAGAACGTCACTCATCTTATCGCCAGGAATACGGAGGGTGAGAAATATAAATTCGCAACGCAGTGGGGTATCAAAATTGTCACGGTGAAGTGGTTCGAGGATAGTCTTGAGCGTGGCATGGTACTGGAAGAAACCCTCTATCACCCTCTTCTACCCGATGAGCAACAGGGCGCTGGTGCCTGGAACCGATCGCTGCCTACTCCGAAACCAAAAGTCACTAATAACGAAAACCCCTCAAACCCTAGACCGAGAAAGCTTCGGAGGATTGCAAGTGCTAAGCTGGGAGACCAGAATGAAGGCATCTGGGGTGATATCGTTGGTACGGGTTTCGACAGCAGCGATCCGAGGCCATCTAGAGAAAGTCTGCAGAGGACTCAGTCTTTGACAAAGAGGCCCTCTATTTTGCAGGAGTCGCGCTCATTTGCGAGCGAGACTACTTTTGCGGAACTGCAGGAGCCCCTTCAACCGCCcccgccccctccaccagcagcagagcgTCGCGAGGGTTTTCTAGGcgattgtttctttttcatccATGGCTTCTCCTCTAAACAG ACCAACGTATTGCGAGATCACCTTTCCTTCAATGGTGCAGAGCTGGTGAGCTCCTTGAGCGAGTTCTCTAGACCAGACATACCCAAAAGGGGCCATGGCCTCTATACCATCGTGCCCTACAAGATGCCCCGCGCACAGGTCCCATCCACGGATGACTTGGCGTTCGAATGCGAAGTGGTAACCGACATGTGGCTGGAAAGATGCCTCGATGCGAAGACGCTGGTACCGCCAGAATCCCACACAGCGAATACACCGatcccttctttccccctcaaAG GATTCGCGGGAATGAAGGTTTGCTCGACTGGCTTCTCCCGAATCGaccttctccatctatcGAAGCTCGTCCACCTCGTTG GTGCCACCTACCACGAGTACTTGACGCCCAGCGCCTCCATCCTCATATGCAACGACGCCGGCCCCGTGAACCCGGAGAAGCTGCGGCATACCCAAGAATGGGGCGTCCCCGCCGTCTCTGCAGACTGGCTCTGGTCCTCCATCCGCAACGAACGGAAACAACCAGTCGACCAATACCTAATCCAAAAGCAATCCACACAAAGCAGAAAGTCTCTGGAACCGCGAGCCGGTTCTCGCCCAGAGCAGAAGCAACCCCCCAATAGTAACGAGCCTCCACGTCCCAGACACGAGCATGAGCACGAGAAACAAAAATCAAGCAACACACAACCACCAGacacatcctcatcagacCCTAAGCCCACCACCCAACCACCTCCAGCCCCGACcagcacaaccaccacctcccccctcaagCGCAAACCCACCGACCAACACCcctcaaccacaaccacaaccacccaatCCGCCCTCAACCAAGCCGTAACCAGCCTCCTCAAAAACGCCCGACCAGCCCAACCTTCCGAACCCAGCACCGGTTCGGACGACCGCCAACGACCTCAACGAGGCCGAAGACCGCTGCTGGGCCgggccccctcctccctcgacCACCCTAAgcacttttccttctcccgcgCGAGCTCAATCGACACCCTGAACGAAGACGGCTGCGGCAGCGCCGTCgagtccaccaccacgaccgcCACCATTTCCCGCATCCCCTCGCTGTCTCACACTCACAGCAACCAATACGAGTACCAGTACCCGGAGCGTAACGGGTCCCTcggagaagaggacgagAACGAGGCCCCGCCCATGACGCAGCTGGACTACGAGGACCCGGATGCAGTAGCCATGCGGGAGAAATTCCTCCAAAAGGCCGGGAAGGTagtcgagaagaagaagtcgaaTGATGTGATTGCGGAGGGGAGACTTGTCCCTGGTTTGGAGAATGGTGCGTGGGGGAcggcgaggaggacaagGCATACGAATCGCGCGTTGGATAATCTTTAA
- the FZO1 gene encoding mitofusin (BUSCO:EOG09260RGH;~COG:O;~EggNog:ENOG410PHSB;~InterPro:IPR022812,IPR027417,IPR027094,IPR030381;~PFAM:PF00350,PF01926;~TransMembrane:1 (o817-838i);~go_function: GO:0003924 - GTPase activity [Evidence IEA];~go_function: GO:0005525 - GTP binding [Evidence IEA]) produces MSQEYFPGQGASSAGEGSSSPSSSSPTHAYPPPPTEEERLPSTSTSTMFPRPPPAYMTVGNGSTSESATALMASLHEDSGYGGSIPSGSVMEGDAGGDWRADLMVDRPTPMHTPTHLGEWNPAVEHERHVVASHVHQLLYNSNRTKLARAISRTIETLKELQNMNRQWPAHYPSSQSAPGSPAPKPALQKRQSFFGDASTESEDFPRPGMVRRAATMTGGEDLAESSAAAERRVPSEPRLMSPQIAQEFSILKLDLKLGALSQAELVHSLEKASIASLLDGKISQSIKHLLSLRDRIEDTSSKVLITGDLNAGKSTFCNALLRRKVLPEDQQPCTSIFCEVLDARENSGVEEVHAVHKDVLYNRNDESTYDVYALQELENIVIDNSKYMQCKVYVKDVRTIDESLLNNGVVDIALIDAPGLNSDSLKTTAVFARQEEIDVVVFVVSAANHFTLSAKEFILNAAHEKAYMFIVVNGFDQIRDKQRCERMILDQIGKLSPRTYKEAAELVHFVSSNAIPVAPPVSVESSGSGGGDGDDSDDDDDKPSGKKDKGKGKEREKIQDFENLEGSLRRFVLEKRSRSKLAPARTYLLNLLADLNSLASVNRDVAETELKRVTDELAELEPAYEDGKKKKVEIGDQVEKLVDESCDDVYNYTRSTLGETIARVSEADLGVEYPGFLSAFQYAEDLKVAMLEQIASAVTGCEDYAREKTVKGVGFIQNIGLLHVGEDKFAPLNFRADMMFRRGRRHTLARQVHTEVELWDFFDVSGIWERQEKVAGTGMAMTALTVLTGRAFGGISWIDSVFSAVKFLGPNNMRRLFIPGVMAIAALTAAYMVSSIPTTLPPRLSRKLAATLSEMDYVHSNATRISSEVRRILRLPAGNLQTSLAQDIEDLGRRKHEVSKTKQESDAACKYFTNLFRESGENRTSVENIDLDAPLPGGLAAHA; encoded by the exons ATGAGTCAGGAGTATTTCCCCGGCCAGGGCGCCTCCTCTGCCGGCGAGGGTTCATCCtcaccttcatcctcctcgcccacTCACGCctatcctccgccgccgacggaggaggaacgcCTTCCCAGCACTAGTACTTCTACTATGTTTCCGAGACCCCCGCCTGCATACATGACCGTCGGCAATGGCTCAACCTCCGAGAGCGCGACCGCCTTGATGGCTTCCCTGCATGAGGATTCCGGCTACGGAGGCAGTATTCCCAGTGGAAGTGTGATGGAAGGTGATGCTGGTGGCGACTGGAGGGCCGATTTGATGGTCGATCGCCCGACCCCCATGCATACCCCTACGCATCTGGGAGAGTGGAATCCTGCCG TGGAGCATGAGAGACATGTTGTTGCGAGCCATGTTCAtcaattattata CAACTCGAACCGCACTAAGCTCGCGCGTGCTATCTCGCGCACTATCGAAACCCTCAAAGAACTCCAGAACATGAACCGCCAATGGCCTGCGCATtatccctcctcccagaGCGCTCCTGGTTCCCCTGCGCCAAAGCCCGCCTTGCAGAAGAGACAGTCGTTTTTCGGAGATGCAAGCACCGAATCGGAAGATTTCCCCCGTCCCGGAATGGTCAGACGCGCTGCCACGATGACCGGTGGCGAGGATTTGGCTGAATCCAGCGCTGCGGCGGAACGTCGTGTCCCGTCGGAACCGAGGCTAATGAGCCCCCAGATTGCGCAGGAGTTTTCGATTCTTAAGTTGGATTTGAAGCTGGGTGCGCTGTCCCAGGCGGAGCTGGTGCACTCGCTGGAGAAAGCGTCGATTGCGTCGCTGTTGGATGGCAAGATCAGCCAGAGTATCAAGCATCTGTTGTCGCTGCGTGATCGGATCGAGGATACGTCGAGTAAGGTTCTGATTACGGGTGATTTGAACGCTGGAAAGTCGACGTTCTGTAATGCGCTGTTGCGGCGCAAGGTTCTCCCCGAGGATCAGCAGCCATGCACGAGCATCTTCTGTGAGGTTCTGGATGCTCGCGAGAACAgcggtgttgaggaggtccATGCTGTGCACAAGGATGTGCTTTACAACCGTAACGATGAGAGTACCTACGATGTGTATGCGCttcaggagctggagaacatTGTTATCGACAACTCCAAGTACATGCAGTGCAAGGTCTACGTGAAGGATGTGCGGACGATTGACGAATCTCTTCTCAATAACGGAGTAGTGGATATTGCTCTGATCGATGCGCCTGGTCTGAACTCGGACTCGCTGAAGACGACGGCGGTCTTTGCTCGgcaggaggagatcgacgTGGTCGTTTTTGTGGTTTCCGCTGCAAACCATTTCACTCTCTCTGCAAAGGAATTCATTCTTAATGCTGCCCATGAGAAAGCTTACATGTTCATTGTTGTCAACGGCTTCGACCAGATTCGCGACAAGCAGCGCTGTGAGCGGATGATCTTGGACCAGATTGGCAAGCTCAGTCCCCGCACGTACAAGGAAGCGGCTGAGCTGGTGCACTTCGTCTCGAGTAACGCTATTCCGGTAGCGCCTCCGGTTTCGGTGGAGAgctctggttctggtggtggtgatggcgatgactctgatgatgatgacgataaGCCTTCCGGCAAGAAGGATAAAGGAAAGGgcaaggagagggagaagattcAAGACTTTGAGAACCTGGAGGGCTCCTTGCGCCGCTTTGTTCTCGAAAAGCGCTCTCGTTCGAAGCTTGCTCCTGCCAGGACCTACCTCCTGAACCTGCTTGCTGACCTCAACTCGTTGGCCTCGGTGAACCGTGATGTTGCTGAGACTGAGCTTAAGCGCGTCACGGATGAGCTGGCGGAGCTTGAGCCGGCGTACGAAGAtggtaagaagaagaaggttgagaTTGGTGACCAAGTCGAGAAGCTTGTCGACGAGTCTTGCGACGATGTCTACAACTACACCCGGTCTACTCTGGGTGAAACCATCGCTCGTGTTTCGGAGGCTGATCTGGGCGTCGAATACCCGGGTTTCCTCTCCGCATTCCAATATGCTGAAGACCTGAAGGTGGCCATGTTGGAGCAGATTGCTTCGGCTGTAACTGGCTGCGAGGACTACGCTCGTGAAAAGACGGTAAAGGGCGTCGGGTTCATCCAAAACATCGGTCTCCTCCATGTTGGCGAGGACAAGTTTGCGCCCTTGAACTTCCGTGCAGACATGATGTTCCGTCGCGGTCGTCGTCACACTCTCGCTAGACAAGTGCACACGGAAGTGGAACTTTGGGACTTCTTCGACGTCTCGGGCATTTGGGAGCGTCAAGAGAAGGTGGCCGGCACAGGAATGGCCATGACCGCCTTGACGGTTCTTACAGGCCGTGCCTTTGGCGGAATCAGCTGGATCGACAGTGTGTTTAGCGCAGTCAAGTTCCTCGGACCGAACAATATGCGCCGCCTGTTCATTCCTGGTGTCATGGCAATCG CCGCCTTGACAGCCGCCTACATGGTCTCGTCCATCCCAACGACCCTTCCCCCTCGTCTCTCACGCAAGCTCGCCGCCACCCTCTCGGAGATGGACTACGTTCACTCCAACGCGACGCGCATCTCCTCCGAAGTCCGCCGCATTCTGCGCCTCCCCGCCGGAAACCTGCAAACAAGCCTGGCGCAAGACATCGAAGATCTCGGCCGCCGCAAGCACGAAGTTAGCAAGACCAAGCAGGAAAGCGACGCCGCCTGCAAGTACTTTACGAACTTGTTCCGCGAGAGCGGCGAGAACCGCACCTCAGTCGAAAACATCGATCTCGATGCTCCCTTACCTGGTGGCCTGGCAGCCCATGCTTAG
- the DID4 gene encoding ESCRT-III subunit protein DID4 (BUSCO:EOG09264T0J;~COG:U;~EggNog:ENOG410PG7K;~InterPro:IPR005024;~PFAM:PF03357;~go_process: GO:0007034 - vacuolar transport [Evidence IEA]): MNIVEWAFGKRMTPAERLRKHQRALDRTQRELDRERVKLENQEKKLVQDIKKSAKNGQIGACKIQAKDLVRTRRYVQKFYQMRTQLQAISLRIQTVRSNEQMMQSMKGATMLLGSMNRQMNLPALQRIAMEFERENDIMDQRQEMMDEAIDEATGLEGEEEEGEDIVKEVLDEIGVDLSQALGETPTDIQKTAVGETRVAQAVGAGGGGGGGANTSDDDLQARLDSLRR; the protein is encoded by the exons ATGAAC ATCGTCGAATGGGCCTTCGGCAAGCGCATGACGCCCGCCGAGCGTCTGCGCAAACATCAACGAGCGCTCGACCGAACCCAGCGCGAACTGGATCGCGAACGAGTCAAGCTAGAGaaccaggagaagaagctagtCCAGGATATTAAGAAGAGCGCGAAGAATGGACAGATTGGTGCTTGTAAGATCCAGGCGAAGGATCtggtgaggacgaggag GTATGTCCAGAAATTCTACCAGATGCGGACACAGTTACAGGCCATTTCGCTGCGGATTCAG ACGGTACGGAGCAACGAACAAATGATGCAATCCATGAAAGGCGCAACGATGTTACTAGGCAGCATGAACCGACAGATGAATCTCCCCGCGTTGCAACGAATCGCAATGGAGTTCGAGCGAGAGAACGATATCATGGATCAACGACAGGAAATGATGGATGAGGCGATTGACGAAGCAACGGGAttggaaggcgaggaggaagaaggcgaggataTTGTCAAGGaggttcttgatgagattggTGTGGATCTTAGCCAGGCG CTGGGAGAAACACCCACCGATATACAAAAGACGGCCGTGGGCGAGACGAGAGTTGCGCAAGCGGTGGGtgctgggggtggaggtggcggtggtgcgaATACCAGTGACGATGACTTGCAGGCGAGATTGGATAGTCTGCGGAGGTGA
- a CDS encoding Protein kinase domain-containing protein (COG:T;~EggNog:ENOG410PWTA;~InterPro:IPR017441,IPR008266,IPR000719,IPR011009;~PFAM:PF07714,PF00069;~go_function: GO:0004672 - protein kinase activity [Evidence IEA];~go_function: GO:0005524 - ATP binding [Evidence IEA];~go_process: GO:0006468 - protein phosphorylation [Evidence IEA]) has product MADDNRNQMFWSREFARLVGVLTSAHLLSAAEHRQLWAHVYTWESSLAALIHDLLQPESLLAAEHPQLHEVLSRRYYASMQARTETEISKCTHEVEGEPRTDSYRYQQSIHYKDSTIRRQGDENVCDTYRASICPNLDDEFVLRGILGMGTFGVAFLAHKRSDTRPPKQQKLYAIKVETSSTINTDIRKRISDPSVAPLYYQQPHQFRYIPMEAYLLLLTAGCRRFPMLDSVYSHGKYKATVMEATVPDKVRERNYDPYAETKDWLKKGLQPLDGSCYLLSREKQTALDEVTVCQIATQLLEATSYLYDMRLCHTDISHVNYLLDDAFNTTLIDLGLIHFGLRDEDFQKSHTPYIPNYEKFMTPELATELLKPNYDNTDFSNGTVQIPLRHDIRGLTLWQLGCIIYELLHGFAPWEEPNPDPDIGRLSDWPKGRSAAQQARRMRKIRERRQRVIREELPVREDLSQDCVDMLRAMFTKDPEERPKLQELLSMPWFGQSSYWVEMDTLEIRRQSATR; this is encoded by the exons ATGGCGGACGACAATAGAAATCAGATGTTCTGGAGCCGCGAATTCGCCCGCCTCGTCGGGGTTTTGACTAGTGCTCATCTCTTGAGTGCTGCAGAGCATCGGCAATTATGGGCCCACGTCTACACATGGGAGTCGAGTCTGGCAGCATTGATCCACGATCTTTTACAACCAGAGAGTCTGCTAGCAGCCGAACATCCCCAACTCCATGAGGTACTCTCAAGGCGCTACTACGCCAGCATGCAAGCCAgaacagagacagagataTCCAAATGCACGCACGAGGTGGAAGGGGAACCTCGAACAGACAGTTATAGATACCAGCAAAGCATACACTATAAAGATTCTACTATCCGTCGTCAAGGCGATGAGAACGTGTGTGATACGTACCGCGCTAGTATCTGTCCCAACCTGGATGACGAGTTTGTTCTCCGAGGCAttttggggatgggaa CCTTTGGCGTCGCCTTCCTGGCACATAAGC GAAGTGATACCAGACCTCCTAAACAACAAAAGCTATACGCAATTAAGGTCGAGACTTCATCGACCATCAATACagatataagaaaaaggatAAGTGATCCGAGTGTGGCGCCTCTATACTATCAACAGCCGCATCAGTTCCGCTATATCCCAATGGAGGCATACCTTCTGCTGCTCACGGCTGGCTGTAGGCGGTTCCCGATGCTGGACTCCGTCTACTCCCACGGCAAGTACAAGGCAACGGTGATGGAAGCTACAGTCCCCGATAAAGTCCGTGAAAGGAATTACGACCCATATGCCGAAACGAAGGATTGGCTTAAGAAGGGGTTGCAGCCACTCGACGGAAGCTGTTACCTTTTATCGAGAGAAAAGCAGACCGCACTAGACGAGGTGACCGTCTGCCAGATAGCAACCCAACTGCTTGAAGCAACATCCTACCTATATGACATGCGACTCTGCCACACGGACATCTCACACGTGAACTACCTACTTGACGATGCTTTCAAT ACAACCCTAATTGACCTCGGCCTCATTCACTTCGGCCTGCGCGACGAAGACTTCCAAAAAAGCCACACGCCCTACATCCCCAACTACGAGAAATTCATGACACCCGAACTCGCCACCGAACTCCTAAAGCCCAATTATGACAACACCGACTTCAGCAACGGTACCGTCCAAATCCCCCTTCGCCACGATATCCGCGGCCTCACGCTCTGGCAACTCGGCTGCATCATCTACGAGCTCCTACACGGCTTCGCGCCTTGGGAAGAGCCAAACCCGGATCCGGATATCGGGCGTCTTTCCGATTGGCCTAAGGGTAGGAGTGCTGCACAGCAGGCCCGGAGAATGAGGAAGATCAGGGAGCGAAGGCAGCGCGTTATTAGAGAGGAGTTGCCTGTTCGTGAGGACCTCTCGCAGGATTGTGTGGATATGCTGAGGGCTATGTTCACGAAGGACCCGGAGGAGAGACCGAAGTTGCAGGAGTTGTTGTCGATGCCGTGGTTTGGGCAGTCGAGTTATTGGGTAGAGATGGACACACTGGAGATAAGGAGGCAGTCTGCCACTAGGTGA